A single genomic interval of Polaribacter vadi harbors:
- the dinB gene encoding DNA polymerase IV, whose translation MKKYILHLDLDTFFVSCERLIDSRLQKKPLLVGGTGDRGVVAACSYETRRFGIHSGMSMKIAKRLCPEATIIRGNTGTYSKFSNIVTEIIKESVPVFEKASIDEFYADLSGMDAFFGSYKYASELRQRIIKESGLPISFGLSQNKIVSKVATGEAKPNNQLLINKGFEKSFLAPLSIRKIPSVGEKTYKILRNLGIDKVKLIQEMPLEMMISVLGANGKTIWKRANGIDNPPIIAFHERKSLSTERTYTKDTIDMNKLKETIFAMAENLAYQLRKGDKLAATISVKIRYSDFNTYSKQVKIPYTSADHIIIPTVLELFQKLYQRRLLIRLVGVKVSDIVSGNYQINLFDDTEQMLDLYNAMDNVRNKYGEKSIMRAAAMGAKSIGRFNNPFNGEPPLVLAHRKQ comes from the coding sequence GTGAAAAAATATATTTTACATCTCGATTTAGATACTTTTTTTGTTTCCTGCGAACGTTTGATAGATAGCAGGTTACAAAAAAAACCATTGTTAGTGGGGGGCACTGGAGACAGAGGAGTCGTAGCTGCGTGCAGTTATGAAACAAGAAGATTCGGTATTCACTCAGGCATGTCCATGAAAATTGCCAAAAGATTATGCCCAGAGGCTACCATCATCAGAGGAAATACAGGAACCTATTCCAAGTTCTCAAACATAGTCACAGAAATTATCAAAGAGAGTGTGCCTGTTTTTGAAAAAGCAAGCATCGATGAATTCTATGCAGACCTTTCAGGAATGGATGCGTTTTTTGGAAGTTATAAATATGCTTCAGAATTACGCCAACGAATCATCAAAGAAAGCGGACTGCCCATTTCATTTGGATTGTCGCAAAATAAAATTGTTTCAAAAGTGGCTACTGGCGAAGCAAAACCAAACAACCAATTGCTAATAAACAAAGGGTTTGAGAAATCTTTCTTAGCGCCTTTATCCATTCGAAAAATTCCTTCAGTCGGTGAAAAAACCTATAAAATATTAAGAAATTTAGGAATAGACAAAGTAAAGCTGATACAGGAAATGCCATTAGAAATGATGATCAGTGTTTTGGGGGCAAACGGAAAAACAATTTGGAAACGTGCAAATGGCATCGACAATCCTCCAATCATTGCTTTTCATGAGCGCAAGTCATTGTCTACGGAAAGAACCTACACAAAAGATACAATTGATATGAATAAGTTGAAGGAAACCATTTTCGCAATGGCAGAAAACCTAGCATATCAATTAAGAAAAGGAGATAAATTGGCAGCAACCATAAGCGTTAAAATTAGGTATTCAGATTTTAATACCTACAGCAAACAGGTAAAAATTCCCTATACTAGTGCCGACCATATCATCATTCCTACAGTCTTAGAATTGTTTCAGAAATTGTATCAAAGACGTTTGTTAATTCGATTGGTAGGGGTAAAGGTTTCCGATATTGTGAGTGGTAATTATCAAATAAACCTCTTCGATGATACCGAACAAATGCTCGATCTATACAATGCCATGGATAATGTCCGTAATAAATATGGCGAAAAAAGCATCATGAGAGCTGCAGCAATGGGAGCTAAATCAATTGGGAGGTTTAACAACCCATTTAACGGCGAACCGCCATTGGTGTTAGCACATAGAAAACAATAA
- a CDS encoding type I restriction endonuclease subunit R, whose product MIKPKDTSEKALQKLIVKQLVVKHGYIESVSNDFDREFCINKEQLMAFLEESQLANYNYIQQKGERSFLVRLDKRIQDKGIIELLRKGFKYNDKTIMFFYPEPNSNYNLKDQAKYDANIFSVTEELIYTDNNKNRLDLTIFLNGLPIITTELKNAFTYQAVQNAIKQYMYDRNPKDKIFNLGRCMVHFAADTTQVYMTGSLAHKNTAFFPFNKGQNEGKPYAPFGAGNPINPNGLKTAYLWEEVLSKSSLSNIIQKFATLISEINLETGKTKRIQIFPRYHQLTAVREILADTKENGVGGRYLVQHSAGSGKSNSITWLTLQLVSLFGKDNGTSLFDSVIVVTDRRVLDEQIRKNIKSFAQVKKMVEAITGDAKDIKALDPNEDSFSKTTHMRLALANNKKVITCTVQTFPFVLKTVQDMATKNVAILIDEAHSSQSGEAAASMNALFADINADDIPRDEEGKISTEDLLNHLIEGRKMLNNASYYAFTATPKNKTLETFGFEQAYKDEHGEEHFEYLPFHTYSMKQAIEEEFILDVLKNYTTWKSFYKVKQEQDATGEEQFETKKANKQIRAFVEGHELAIAEKSKIMIDHFNEHVRMRIENKAKAMVVCRSIESAMKYKEAFDKYLKEINSSFKTIVAFSGKKKHWATGEELTEEKMNAFEDGLNDIPKQFNTDQYRFLIVADKYQTGFDQPLLHTMYVDKQLSDVQAVQTLSRLNRAKKPHKRETFVLDFFNEIDDIQSAFQPYYTTTILSKETDPNKLNDLQEELDELQIYDEDLVKVFFEDYYDEKTDRSTLDNIIDQIVRNFNEDLILDQQVLFKGSAKSFVRTYSYLSRILKFKQPYWEMLWLTLKHLIPHLKIEDEPNEENVLEVIDMDSYRTSRMIDKINILLEDAEGYVEPIPVQMGGGMADSEFDTLENIVNSFNNRFGDIDWGEGVDAKEAEAILTKDIPERLENNLEGLMSILNSDKTNAREESNILVKTLMQNMMFTNTSIYKKYADDDNFRNRYQEFIFDMLWSKSQKDLRK is encoded by the coding sequence ATGATAAAACCAAAAGACACATCCGAAAAAGCATTACAAAAGCTAATTGTAAAGCAGCTTGTAGTAAAACATGGCTATATAGAATCTGTATCTAACGATTTTGACAGGGAGTTTTGCATCAATAAAGAGCAATTGATGGCTTTTTTAGAAGAATCGCAGTTAGCTAACTATAATTACATTCAACAAAAAGGAGAACGCTCATTTCTGGTTCGTTTAGACAAACGAATTCAAGATAAAGGGATTATAGAATTACTCCGTAAAGGGTTTAAGTACAATGATAAAACCATCATGTTTTTTTATCCAGAACCTAATTCTAATTACAATTTAAAAGACCAAGCAAAATATGATGCTAATATATTCTCAGTTACAGAAGAATTAATTTATACAGACAACAACAAAAATAGATTAGATCTAACCATTTTCTTAAATGGGTTGCCAATAATTACAACAGAGTTAAAGAACGCATTTACATATCAGGCAGTTCAAAACGCTATAAAACAGTATATGTATGATCGTAATCCAAAGGACAAGATATTTAACTTAGGGCGTTGTATGGTTCATTTTGCTGCTGATACGACCCAAGTGTATATGACGGGTTCGTTAGCTCATAAGAATACTGCGTTTTTTCCATTTAATAAAGGACAAAATGAAGGAAAACCATATGCTCCTTTTGGTGCTGGAAACCCCATAAATCCAAATGGACTAAAAACTGCATATTTATGGGAAGAAGTGTTAAGTAAATCAAGTTTAAGTAACATCATTCAAAAGTTTGCTACGCTTATTTCTGAGATCAATCTTGAAACAGGAAAAACAAAACGTATTCAAATTTTTCCAAGGTATCATCAATTAACGGCAGTTAGAGAGATTTTAGCAGATACTAAAGAAAATGGAGTAGGAGGTCGTTATTTAGTGCAACACTCAGCAGGTTCTGGTAAGTCGAATTCCATAACTTGGTTAACGCTTCAGTTAGTCTCTTTATTTGGAAAGGATAATGGTACATCATTATTTGATAGTGTTATCGTTGTAACTGATAGACGAGTTCTAGATGAACAAATAAGAAAGAATATAAAATCTTTTGCCCAAGTGAAAAAAATGGTGGAAGCGATTACGGGAGATGCAAAAGATATAAAAGCATTAGATCCTAATGAAGATTCTTTTAGTAAAACGACTCATATGCGATTGGCTTTGGCTAATAATAAGAAAGTGATTACATGTACAGTTCAAACATTTCCATTTGTTCTTAAAACAGTTCAAGATATGGCGACTAAAAATGTAGCTATTCTAATTGATGAAGCTCATAGTAGTCAGAGTGGGGAAGCAGCAGCTAGTATGAATGCGTTGTTTGCAGATATAAATGCAGATGATATTCCAAGAGACGAAGAAGGAAAAATAAGTACTGAAGATTTACTAAATCATCTAATCGAAGGGCGTAAAATGCTCAACAATGCAAGTTATTATGCATTTACAGCAACTCCAAAGAACAAAACTCTTGAAACATTTGGTTTTGAGCAAGCTTATAAGGATGAGCATGGAGAGGAGCATTTTGAATATTTACCTTTCCATACGTATAGTATGAAACAAGCTATAGAAGAGGAGTTTATATTGGATGTTCTAAAGAATTATACTACTTGGAAATCTTTTTATAAAGTAAAACAGGAACAAGATGCGACTGGAGAAGAACAGTTTGAAACAAAAAAAGCAAATAAGCAAATTAGAGCCTTTGTAGAAGGTCATGAATTGGCTATTGCAGAGAAGTCAAAAATAATGATAGACCATTTCAATGAACATGTTCGCATGCGTATTGAAAATAAAGCCAAAGCTATGGTAGTTTGTAGGTCTATAGAGTCTGCAATGAAATACAAGGAAGCCTTTGATAAATATTTAAAAGAAATTAATTCTTCGTTTAAGACGATTGTTGCATTTTCAGGAAAGAAAAAACATTGGGCAACAGGAGAGGAGCTTACTGAAGAAAAAATGAATGCTTTCGAAGATGGCTTAAATGATATTCCTAAACAGTTTAACACAGACCAATATCGTTTTTTAATAGTTGCAGATAAGTATCAAACAGGTTTTGATCAACCATTACTGCATACAATGTACGTAGATAAACAGTTGTCAGATGTCCAAGCAGTTCAGACTTTATCGAGGTTAAATAGAGCAAAAAAACCACATAAGAGAGAAACTTTTGTATTAGATTTTTTCAACGAAATAGATGATATTCAATCAGCTTTCCAACCATATTACACAACAACTATTCTTAGTAAAGAAACAGATCCAAATAAGCTTAATGATTTACAAGAAGAATTAGATGAACTTCAAATCTATGATGAAGATTTAGTGAAAGTATTTTTTGAAGATTATTATGACGAAAAAACAGATAGAAGCACGTTAGATAATATAATAGATCAAATTGTTAGAAATTTTAATGAAGATTTAATCCTTGATCAGCAAGTTTTATTCAAAGGAAGTGCAAAGTCTTTTGTTAGAACTTATAGTTATTTATCTCGCATATTAAAATTTAAACAACCATATTGGGAAATGTTGTGGTTAACATTGAAACATTTAATTCCACATTTGAAAATTGAAGATGAGCCAAATGAAGAAAATGTACTTGAAGTAATTGACATGGACAGCTATCGTACAAGTAGAATGATAGATAAAATAAATATATTATTAGAAGATGCAGAAGGTTATGTAGAACCAATTCCTGTACAAATGGGTGGCGGAATGGCAGATTCTGAATTTGACACTTTAGAAAATATTGTTAATTCCTTTAATAACCGTTTTGGTGATATTGATTGGGGTGAAGGTGTAGATGCAAAAGAGGCAGAAGCCATTTTAACAAAAGATATCCCAGAACGATTAGAGAATAATTTAGAAGGATTGATGTCTATTTTAAACTCTGATAAAACCAATGCTCGTGAAGAATCTAATATTTTAGTGAAAACATTAATGCAAAATATGATGTTTACGAATACAAGTATTTATAAGAAGTATGCAGATGATGATAATTTTAGAAACCGTTATCAAGAGTTTATTTTTGATATGTTGTGGAGTAAATCTCAAAAGGATCTGAGGAAATAA
- a CDS encoding DNA polymerase III subunit alpha: MYLNCHTYYSLRYGTFSETELLQLALENNVHTLALTDINNTSACMNFVQQAKKANIKPVVGVDFRNGNTQQFVALAKTNLGFQNINRFLSSFLESKTSIPEQPPFLEEVIIIYPFEKVLELNITNFKENEFIGISLAEVNKLRFSYLNEFTDKIVIQQQVTIRNKKDFNAHRILRAIDKNTLLSKLEASEQCLETDKMYQVDDLQNHFKDFPNAIKNTQVILNQCNINFGFGKERTNQNLQRYNNSFEEDCKQLNQLCQSKIAKRYKEITEEVNNRLQKELKVIIDLKFVSFFLINYDIIQHANSNNFFHVGRGSGANSIVAYILGITDVDPIELDLYFERFINPFRASPPDFDIDFSWKDRDIMTQYIFDRFKNVALLATYVTFKYKAVVRELGKVFGLPKEEIDKLSKGIVVGQLDEMANLVLKYGKLIEGFPNYVSVHAAGVLILDKPIHYYSATNLPPKNFPTVQFDMNIADDVGIFKFDILGQRGLAKIKDALEIIKENNPDAPKIDITDVATFKKDKNINNLLKTGGAIGAYYVESPAMRGLMQKLQTQDYLGLVAASSIIRPGVSSSGMKEEFIKRHRFPEKRKEANPILLKIMPETYGVMVYQEDVMKVANQFADLKLGEADVLRRGMSGKYRSLKEFKAVEEKFIANCRKKGHKDELIFKVWDQIKSFAGYAFAKGHSASYAVESYQSLFLKCYYPIEFMVAVLNNGGGFYTAEHYIHEAKMCGAKIELPCINQSDHANRVKGKTIFLGFGYLKSLEQLTIQRILNERQLVGTFSSLDDFLERVRISIEQLSILIRMDAFRFTNKAKTTLLWEATFKLNVSKNRKNQQAALFRIQQKKFQIPELQSNWVENFYDEIELLGFTIQNYFSLVIDEFHPHIKAKEMAQFPDQNVLLYGQLVTTRFNQTSQGKLMRLSTFIDAEGNYFDAVHFTNVVHQYPINGMGVYACYGKITNRFGFCSMNIIQSKKMSIATDPRS, encoded by the coding sequence ATGTATCTAAATTGTCATACATATTATTCACTAAGATATGGGACGTTTTCTGAAACCGAATTGCTACAACTGGCGTTAGAAAATAACGTCCACACATTAGCGTTAACAGACATCAACAATACATCTGCCTGTATGAATTTTGTGCAACAGGCTAAGAAAGCAAACATCAAACCAGTGGTAGGGGTAGATTTCAGAAATGGGAATACTCAACAATTTGTGGCCTTGGCTAAAACCAATTTAGGGTTTCAAAATATCAATCGTTTTTTATCCTCTTTTTTAGAGTCAAAAACTAGCATACCAGAACAACCTCCTTTTTTAGAAGAGGTGATTATTATTTATCCTTTCGAAAAAGTTTTAGAATTAAATATAACCAACTTTAAAGAAAATGAGTTTATCGGCATCTCATTGGCTGAGGTCAATAAATTACGGTTCTCTTATTTGAATGAATTCACAGATAAAATAGTAATCCAACAACAAGTTACAATAAGAAATAAAAAGGATTTCAATGCACATAGGATATTAAGAGCAATTGATAAAAATACCTTACTAAGCAAGTTGGAGGCATCAGAGCAATGCCTCGAAACGGATAAAATGTACCAGGTAGATGATCTGCAAAATCATTTTAAAGATTTTCCGAATGCCATTAAAAATACCCAAGTCATACTTAACCAATGCAATATCAATTTTGGTTTTGGCAAAGAGCGTACAAATCAAAACTTACAACGATATAACAATAGCTTCGAAGAGGATTGCAAACAGTTAAATCAGTTGTGTCAGAGTAAAATTGCAAAGAGATATAAAGAGATCACAGAGGAGGTGAACAACCGACTTCAAAAGGAACTAAAAGTCATCATCGATTTAAAATTTGTGTCTTTTTTTCTGATCAATTACGACATAATTCAACACGCAAATAGTAACAATTTTTTTCATGTGGGTAGAGGTAGTGGCGCAAACAGCATTGTGGCGTATATTTTAGGAATTACAGATGTAGATCCCATTGAGTTAGATTTATATTTCGAAAGATTTATCAATCCTTTTAGAGCTTCTCCTCCAGATTTTGATATCGATTTTTCATGGAAAGATAGAGATATAATGACCCAATATATTTTCGATCGATTTAAAAATGTGGCACTGTTAGCAACTTATGTAACCTTTAAATACAAAGCTGTAGTGCGAGAATTGGGTAAGGTGTTTGGCTTGCCAAAAGAAGAAATAGACAAACTAAGCAAAGGAATTGTTGTAGGGCAATTAGATGAGATGGCTAATTTAGTTTTAAAATATGGAAAACTTATCGAAGGATTTCCAAATTATGTAAGTGTACATGCTGCAGGCGTTTTAATTCTAGACAAACCAATTCATTACTATTCAGCTACCAACTTACCGCCTAAAAATTTTCCGACAGTACAGTTTGATATGAATATTGCGGATGATGTAGGGATTTTTAAATTCGATATTTTAGGGCAACGTGGCTTGGCAAAAATTAAAGATGCCTTAGAGATTATCAAAGAAAATAACCCTGATGCTCCTAAAATTGATATTACAGATGTAGCAACGTTTAAAAAGGATAAAAACATCAACAACCTTTTAAAAACAGGAGGTGCTATTGGTGCGTATTATGTAGAATCTCCTGCAATGCGTGGTTTAATGCAAAAATTACAAACCCAAGATTATTTAGGTTTGGTAGCCGCGAGTTCTATCATAAGACCAGGAGTTTCTAGTTCTGGAATGAAAGAGGAATTCATCAAAAGACATCGTTTTCCTGAAAAACGAAAAGAGGCAAATCCAATATTATTAAAAATAATGCCTGAAACTTATGGGGTCATGGTATATCAAGAAGACGTAATGAAAGTGGCGAATCAATTTGCAGATTTAAAGTTGGGAGAAGCCGATGTGTTACGAAGAGGAATGAGTGGCAAATACCGTTCACTCAAAGAGTTCAAAGCTGTAGAAGAAAAGTTCATTGCAAATTGTAGAAAAAAGGGACATAAAGACGAGTTAATTTTCAAAGTATGGGATCAAATCAAAAGCTTTGCAGGCTATGCTTTTGCAAAAGGGCACTCGGCTTCGTATGCTGTAGAAAGTTATCAGAGTCTATTTTTGAAATGCTATTACCCTATAGAATTTATGGTGGCAGTATTAAATAATGGTGGAGGTTTTTATACAGCAGAACATTACATTCACGAAGCAAAAATGTGTGGTGCTAAAATCGAATTGCCTTGTATCAATCAAAGCGACCATGCAAATAGGGTAAAAGGCAAAACCATTTTTTTAGGGTTTGGGTATTTAAAAAGTTTAGAGCAATTAACCATTCAGCGTATTTTAAATGAAAGACAATTGGTTGGCACTTTTAGCTCTTTGGATGATTTTCTAGAACGTGTAAGAATTTCGATAGAACAGCTCAGTATTCTAATTCGCATGGACGCATTTCGTTTTACAAACAAAGCCAAAACCACTTTGTTGTGGGAGGCCACATTTAAATTAAATGTCTCAAAAAATAGAAAAAATCAACAAGCAGCATTATTTCGCATACAGCAAAAAAAGTTTCAGATACCAGAACTACAATCAAATTGGGTAGAAAATTTTTATGACGAAATCGAGTTGTTGGGCTTTACCATTCAAAATTACTTTTCATTGGTGATAGATGAATTTCATCCCCACATCAAGGCAAAAGAAATGGCACAATTTCCAGATCAAAATGTCTTATTATATGGACAATTAGTAACCACGAGATTTAACCAAACTTCCCAGGGTAAGTTAATGCGATTAAGCACGTTCATAGATGCTGAAGGCAATTATTTCGATGCAGTTCATTTTACAAATGTGGTCCATCAATATCCTATAAACGGAATGGGAGTCTATGCCTGTTATGGTAAAATCACCAACCGATTTGGTTTTTGCAGCATGAATATTATCCAATCAAAAAAAATGAGCATCGCAACAGACCCAAGAAGTTAA
- a CDS encoding XRE family transcriptional regulator, translating to MNNLSKNIKHLRTLKKLTQESLAEELSVTRSRISSYEENRSSPTIDFLIAFSNYFGIPIDIIIKNDLTKATDVSFIEVGNQRVLFPISVDHDNENLIEVVPAKASAGYLLGYDDPEYIEQLQKIKLPFLPKGKHRAFPIKGDSMLPMKDGSYLVAKFVEDIQNAKSGHSYIVVTKDDGMTYKRVYNQVAEKQSFLLKPDNPTYQPYEVPISEVLELWKFTCSINTQEYEEHELKLSSIITMFTDLGVELEALKKSLI from the coding sequence ATGAATAATTTATCAAAAAACATCAAACATTTAAGAACTCTCAAAAAGTTAACACAAGAATCTTTGGCTGAAGAATTATCGGTGACCCGATCGAGGATTAGCTCTTATGAAGAAAATAGATCTTCCCCTACCATTGACTTTTTGATAGCTTTTTCTAACTACTTTGGTATCCCTATAGACATCATTATTAAAAATGATTTGACCAAAGCCACTGACGTTTCCTTTATAGAAGTGGGTAATCAACGTGTTCTTTTTCCTATCAGTGTAGATCATGATAATGAAAACTTGATTGAAGTGGTGCCTGCAAAAGCCTCTGCAGGTTATTTGTTGGGGTATGATGATCCTGAATACATTGAACAGCTACAAAAGATTAAACTCCCTTTTTTACCAAAAGGAAAACATAGAGCTTTCCCTATTAAAGGAGATTCTATGTTGCCTATGAAAGATGGTTCTTATTTGGTTGCTAAGTTTGTTGAGGATATACAAAATGCCAAAAGTGGTCATTCTTATATTGTCGTTACGAAAGATGATGGTATGACCTATAAGAGGGTTTATAATCAAGTGGCTGAAAAGCAATCTTTTTTATTGAAACCTGATAATCCAACATACCAACCTTATGAGGTTCCTATTTCTGAAGTTTTGGAATTGTGGAAATTTACGTGTAGCATCAATACTCAAGAATATGAGGAACACGAATTGAAATTGAGCAGTATTATTACCATGTTTACTGATTTGGGTGTGGAATTGGAGGCTTTGAAGAAGTCTTTGATTTAG
- a CDS encoding restriction endonuclease subunit S, whose translation MSNHNTYPKYKDSQIGWLGGIPEHWEVKKSKYLFDITKRISGELGHNILSITQKGIKIKDTESGGGQLSMNYSKYQIVDKGDFGMNHMDLLTGYVDISKYEGVISPDYRVFKLKDKESDARYMLYLFQKGYWDKLFFPLGQGSSELGRWRLPADEFNLFQLPVPPKKEQIEISNFLDKKTSEIELLISDKEKTIKLLKEKAYKLSINGFQEPKEVSEWEDNFPKDWKTLKAKWIFNEIKIKNKPQEELLAVTQNRGVLPKSMCSENFVSPDEKGLLSQKLVLNESFVISLRSFQGGIEFSYYQGIVSPAYTVFVIKEEFDNEKLRIFYKYFLKSKPFIELLNTIISGIRDGQNISFTDFSTLNIPLPDAKTQEAVFELDKVIKEQEIKAKKEITLLKEYQQSLISEAVTGKIDVREK comes from the coding sequence ATGAGTAATCATAATACTTATCCTAAATATAAAGATTCACAAATAGGATGGTTAGGAGGAATTCCTGAGCATTGGGAAGTTAAAAAATCTAAGTACTTGTTTGATATAACCAAACGTATTTCTGGCGAATTAGGACACAATATACTTTCTATTACTCAAAAAGGTATTAAAATTAAAGATACTGAAAGTGGTGGAGGTCAATTATCTATGAATTATTCTAAGTATCAAATAGTTGATAAAGGAGATTTTGGTATGAACCATATGGATTTGTTAACTGGTTATGTTGATATCTCAAAATATGAAGGTGTTATAAGTCCTGATTATCGTGTTTTTAAATTAAAAGACAAGGAATCAGATGCTAGGTATATGTTATACTTATTCCAAAAAGGATATTGGGACAAATTATTTTTTCCTTTAGGACAAGGAAGTTCTGAATTGGGTAGATGGAGATTACCCGCAGATGAATTTAACTTATTTCAATTACCAGTTCCTCCTAAAAAAGAACAAATAGAAATTTCTAATTTCTTAGACAAAAAAACAAGTGAAATCGAACTCTTAATTTCTGATAAAGAAAAAACGATAAAACTTTTAAAAGAGAAGGCTTATAAATTATCAATCAATGGTTTTCAAGAGCCTAAAGAAGTTTCTGAGTGGGAAGATAATTTTCCAAAAGATTGGAAAACTTTAAAAGCAAAATGGATTTTTAATGAAATTAAAATTAAAAATAAACCACAAGAAGAATTGCTTGCTGTTACTCAAAATAGAGGAGTATTACCAAAATCTATGTGTAGCGAGAATTTTGTTTCACCTGATGAAAAAGGATTGTTAAGCCAAAAACTTGTTTTAAATGAGAGTTTTGTAATTAGTTTAAGAAGTTTTCAAGGAGGAATAGAATTTTCTTATTATCAAGGTATAGTAAGTCCTGCTTATACAGTATTTGTGATAAAAGAAGAATTCGATAATGAAAAATTAAGAATATTTTACAAGTATTTCCTAAAATCGAAACCTTTTATTGAGTTATTGAATACCATTATTTCTGGTATTAGAGATGGACAGAATATTAGTTTTACAGACTTTAGTACATTAAATATCCCATTACCAGATGCTAAGACTCAAGAAGCAGTATTTGAGCTTGATAAAGTAATCAAAGAGCAAGAAATCAAGGCAAAAAAAGAAATAACCTTATTAAAAGAATACCAACAAAGTTTAATAAGTGAAGCTGTAACCGGTAAAATTGATGTTAGGGAAAAATAA